In Dehalogenimonas etheniformans, one genomic interval encodes:
- the rplT gene encoding 50S ribosomal protein L20 encodes MARIKGGVATHKRHKNILALTKGHRGQRNHIWRRAHESMTHALAYAFAHRRDRKGDFRKLWIARINAAARLNGTTYGRLIDGLSKSGIELDRKVLADMAVSQPQTFADLVKSTVS; translated from the coding sequence ATGGCACGCATCAAGGGTGGTGTCGCGACCCATAAGAGACACAAGAATATTCTGGCCTTAACCAAAGGTCATCGCGGGCAGCGCAATCATATCTGGCGCCGGGCGCACGAAAGCATGACACATGCTTTGGCATATGCCTTTGCCCACCGGAGAGACCGAAAAGGCGATTTCCGCAAACTGTGGATCGCCAGGATCAATGCCGCGGCTCGTCTCAATGGTACGACTTACGGCAGATTGATCGACGGCCTGTCAAAGTCGGGCATTGAGCTTGACCGTAAAGTACTGGCTGATATGGCGGTATCTCAGCCGCAAACCTTTGCCGATCTCGTTAAATCGACCGTCAGTTAG
- the dxs gene encoding 1-deoxy-D-xylulose-5-phosphate synthase, whose translation MSKILDGINSPADLKPLSLVDLNKLAIELREEMVTRVTANGGHLASSLGVVELTIALHKVFNCPDDKIVWDVGHQCYAHKLLTGRREQFATLRQYGGISGFTCRDESPYDAFTTGHASTSISAAVGMAAARDLSGDNYNVIAVIGDGAITGGMALEALNNAGHLGKRLIVILNDNGMSISPTVGAMSRLLGKVRFDRRYYKASEKSKRLLSRFDMGSRIWEIGQRIKGGMKKMVMPTTLWEEFGFAYTGPIDGHNINDLVSALEQAKSYSHKPALIHIVTTKGKGYGPAESDAINFHGISPKGSPKKTGSSHKLLPYSEIFARTVEKMAWENPKIAVITAAMPDGYCLGHMQSTMPNRIFDVGICEQHAVTFAAGMAAQGMTPIVAIYSTFLQRAFDQIIHDVALPKLPVVFALDRGGIVGEDGKTHQGIFDLSYLSLIPDMILASPKDENELQHLLYTATKCGKPMAIRYPRGVGTGVELEPELREIPVGSAEILRKGPDAALLATGASVKAAMAAADLLEMQGTRVTVVNMRYIRPLDEDVILGLASDIKSIITIEENVLNGGLGSLVAALLKRASMDDVGLKSLGIPDEFVTHGTQAQLRSNYHLDAEGISSETLAFIDEFEISKKILASR comes from the coding sequence ATGTCTAAAATCCTTGATGGGATAAACTCACCCGCTGATCTCAAGCCACTGTCCCTCGTCGACCTGAACAAACTGGCGATTGAACTCAGAGAAGAGATGGTCACCAGGGTTACGGCTAACGGCGGGCATTTAGCTTCCAGCCTGGGAGTAGTTGAACTTACCATCGCCTTGCACAAAGTCTTCAACTGCCCCGATGACAAAATCGTGTGGGATGTGGGGCACCAGTGTTACGCCCACAAGCTTCTAACCGGGCGCCGTGAACAATTTGCCACCCTGAGGCAGTATGGTGGGATTTCAGGGTTCACTTGCCGTGACGAGAGTCCCTATGACGCTTTTACGACAGGTCATGCCAGCACTTCAATCTCAGCCGCGGTGGGGATGGCTGCGGCACGGGACCTTTCCGGCGACAATTATAACGTGATCGCGGTCATAGGCGACGGTGCCATCACCGGGGGAATGGCATTGGAGGCATTGAATAACGCCGGGCATTTGGGTAAGCGACTGATAGTCATTCTTAACGATAACGGCATGTCGATCTCTCCCACGGTGGGGGCGATGTCCCGCCTTCTCGGGAAGGTGAGGTTCGACCGGCGCTATTACAAAGCATCCGAAAAGAGCAAGAGATTGCTCTCCCGTTTTGACATGGGGAGCCGCATCTGGGAGATCGGCCAGCGGATCAAGGGCGGCATGAAGAAAATGGTCATGCCGACCACGTTGTGGGAAGAGTTCGGGTTCGCTTACACAGGGCCGATCGATGGTCACAACATCAATGACCTAGTATCTGCGTTAGAACAGGCCAAAAGTTATTCCCATAAGCCGGCCTTAATCCACATCGTGACAACCAAAGGAAAAGGCTACGGGCCTGCGGAAAGCGATGCGATCAATTTCCACGGAATCTCGCCTAAAGGCAGTCCTAAAAAGACCGGCAGTAGCCACAAACTGCTACCCTACAGCGAAATTTTTGCCAGAACGGTTGAGAAGATGGCGTGGGAGAACCCCAAAATCGCCGTCATCACCGCTGCTATGCCGGATGGTTATTGCCTTGGCCATATGCAATCAACGATGCCCAACCGCATTTTCGATGTCGGTATCTGTGAACAACATGCCGTGACGTTTGCCGCCGGGATGGCGGCACAAGGGATGACGCCTATTGTCGCCATTTATTCCACATTTTTGCAAAGAGCTTTTGACCAAATAATTCATGATGTCGCCTTGCCAAAATTGCCGGTTGTGTTCGCTCTCGACCGCGGCGGAATCGTGGGTGAGGACGGCAAGACACACCAGGGAATTTTTGATCTTTCCTACCTTTCCCTAATACCCGATATGATCCTCGCGTCACCCAAAGACGAGAATGAGCTGCAACACCTGCTCTATACCGCGACTAAATGCGGCAAACCCATGGCGATCAGATATCCCAGGGGAGTTGGCACCGGAGTTGAATTGGAACCGGAACTCAGGGAAATTCCCGTCGGCAGTGCCGAGATCTTGCGTAAGGGTCCGGATGCAGCGCTTCTTGCCACTGGCGCCAGCGTGAAGGCCGCTATGGCCGCCGCTGACCTGCTGGAGATGCAGGGAACCAGAGTCACCGTGGTAAATATGCGATACATCAGACCACTTGATGAAGATGTGATCCTTGGATTGGCCAGCGATATCAAGAGCATAATTACGATTGAAGAGAACGTTTTGAACGGCGGCTTGGGAAGTCTGGTGGCGGCTTTATTGAAACGTGCTTCGATGGACGATGTCGGATTGAAGTCTCTGGGGATACCGGATGAATTCGTAACCCACGGCACCCAAGCACAGCTTCGTTCTAATTACCACCTGGACGCAGAAGGCATTTCTTCAGAGACCCTGGCATTCATAGATGAATTTGAAATTTCGAAAAAAATTTTAGCATCCAGGTAA
- a CDS encoding Crp/Fnr family transcriptional regulator — MDYQAASLALKRSFLFSSISDEDMSDLLANAEEKSYTTGEYFFWEGGAPDSFFLLISGRVKVIKHGSQGRETVVAFFRPGEIFGEVAVLEDKPYPASAIALEDSMALSIDRQVFHEFIRRHPGVALAMVGLLSARLREAQSRLHDLAGERVEQRLSRTLDRLASKLGPELPFTRQDLADMSGTTLETAVRFLSRLKQDGIISSGRGLVVIQDRLRLKRLTEDPSSG; from the coding sequence ATGGACTATCAAGCCGCCTCCCTGGCTCTCAAACGCAGTTTTCTATTTTCATCTATTTCTGATGAAGATATGTCAGACTTATTGGCGAACGCCGAAGAAAAGAGTTACACAACAGGAGAATATTTTTTCTGGGAGGGCGGTGCGCCGGACAGCTTCTTTCTACTGATATCCGGCAGGGTGAAAGTGATCAAACATGGATCACAGGGCAGGGAAACCGTGGTGGCCTTTTTCCGCCCTGGAGAAATCTTCGGCGAAGTGGCCGTCCTCGAGGACAAGCCATACCCAGCCTCAGCGATCGCCCTGGAAGATTCTATGGCCTTATCCATCGACCGCCAGGTTTTTCATGAATTTATCCGACGGCACCCAGGAGTCGCCCTGGCGATGGTCGGCCTCCTTTCAGCACGTCTGCGGGAAGCTCAGAGCCGTCTTCACGACCTCGCGGGGGAACGGGTCGAACAGCGACTGTCCAGGACGCTCGATCGACTGGCCTCGAAACTCGGTCCCGAACTTCCGTTCACCAGACAGGACCTGGCCGATATGTCCGGGACGACACTTGAGACTGCGGTCCGTTTTCTAAGCCGTCTGAAGCAAGACGGAATAATCTCCTCCGGACGCGGGCTTGTAGTGATCCAAGACAGGCTTCGACTCAAAAGATTGACTGAAGATCCATCTTCGGGTTGA
- a CDS encoding YggS family pyridoxal phosphate-dependent enzyme, translating into MYQHIRDNVCRLRAEIPPDIAIVAAVKGRTVDEITVAVDAGINILGENYIQETETTRFDLPGRGKWHFIGHLQLNKVKKAVELFDLIQTVDSIAIARSINKHAAALNKIMPVLIEVNIGREPQKNGVLPENVFDLARSIAGLSNLRLSGLMTMGPNMPAQELRPYFASTRAIYEEIKCLCLPSVDIRYLSMGMSDSYRVAIKEGANMIRLGTAIFGPRR; encoded by the coding sequence ATGTATCAGCATATACGGGACAACGTATGCCGTCTGCGGGCAGAAATCCCGCCTGATATTGCCATCGTCGCCGCGGTCAAAGGTCGCACGGTTGATGAGATCACCGTCGCCGTCGACGCTGGAATAAACATCCTCGGGGAGAATTACATCCAGGAGACCGAGACTACTCGATTTGATCTTCCAGGCCGGGGCAAATGGCATTTCATCGGCCACCTGCAGTTGAACAAGGTTAAAAAAGCCGTCGAGCTTTTCGATCTGATCCAAACCGTCGACTCTATTGCCATAGCCAGGTCGATAAACAAGCATGCGGCTGCGCTGAACAAGATCATGCCGGTGCTTATCGAGGTGAATATAGGTCGGGAACCTCAGAAGAACGGCGTTTTACCGGAAAATGTGTTCGATTTGGCTCGCTCGATCGCCGGACTTTCCAACCTTCGTTTATCGGGTTTGATGACGATGGGACCTAATATGCCGGCTCAGGAACTCCGCCCCTATTTCGCGTCGACCAGGGCGATCTATGAAGAAATCAAGTGTTTGTGTCTACCCAGCGTTGATATCCGTTACTTGTCTATGGGAATGAGCGATTCTTACCGGGTGGCGATTAAGGAAGGCGCCAACATGATTCGCCTGGGCACCGCTATCTTCGGGCCACGCCGCTAG
- the def gene encoding peptide deformylase, which produces MSVRPIIKYPDQVLRQKAKTIPVVDKSIKTLIDDMIETMKAGCGCGLAAPQVGVSLRCIVLGMPEEEPFAIINPEFVKRTGEREIEEGCLSVPDLGGHVKRSISVIVKGLDRYGKPIRVRGKELLCQALEHEIDHLNGILFIDRVESQDKLFKKEKPVEVEVQDAAAELAAKQ; this is translated from the coding sequence ATGAGCGTCAGGCCTATAATCAAATATCCGGACCAAGTCCTCCGGCAGAAAGCTAAAACCATTCCAGTCGTCGACAAAAGCATCAAGACCCTGATCGACGACATGATTGAGACGATGAAAGCCGGATGTGGTTGCGGCCTGGCGGCGCCCCAGGTGGGGGTCTCTCTACGTTGCATCGTCCTCGGCATGCCAGAGGAAGAACCTTTCGCCATCATCAATCCGGAATTCGTTAAGCGAACCGGCGAGCGTGAAATTGAAGAAGGCTGCCTCTCGGTGCCCGACCTCGGCGGTCATGTTAAAAGATCGATATCGGTAATCGTTAAAGGCCTGGACCGGTACGGGAAACCGATCAGAGTCCGCGGCAAAGAACTGCTGTGCCAGGCGCTCGAGCACGAAATCGACCATCTCAACGGCATACTGTTCATAGATAGGGTTGAATCACAGGATAAACTGTTCAAAAAAGAGAAACCGGTCGAGGTCGAAGTACAAGACGCCGCCGCCGAACTGGCTGCCAAGCAGTGA
- a CDS encoding phosphoglycerate kinase — protein MDRLTVRDIDVKNKRVLVRVDFNVPLGTDGRITDDGRIRAAIPTIDYLVENGAKVIIMSHMGRPDGKVVPSLSLRVTADRLSELMRHPVQFVNECVGQKVEEVVSGLNDGDILVLENLRFHAEEEENAPVFAEKLARLGEVFVDDAFGTAHRAHASIVGVTKFLPAVAGLLLEKELVSLGHILEKPARPFCVLFGGAKIADKVKLLENVMDKVDTILVGGGMAATFLKADNYEVGKSIVDEKIDLAAKLMAKAKKYNIKFVLPKDVVVTGDLTPDARGICVPVDKIPPLGRVVDIGLLTINLFTKELERAKTVFWNGPMGIYEMPQFAEGTKTMADVISRLHATTIIGGGSTAEIVDELKLADKMSFVSTGGGSSMLFLSGEKLPGVEALLKKNEKAAV, from the coding sequence ATGGATAGGCTGACGGTACGCGACATCGACGTCAAGAATAAAAGAGTACTTGTGCGAGTCGATTTCAATGTCCCTCTTGGTACTGATGGCCGAATTACCGATGATGGCCGAATCCGGGCGGCTATTCCGACCATTGACTACCTGGTCGAAAACGGAGCCAAGGTAATAATAATGTCACATATGGGAAGGCCAGACGGGAAGGTGGTGCCTTCTCTTTCGTTGAGAGTCACTGCAGACAGACTATCGGAACTCATGAGGCACCCTGTCCAATTCGTGAACGAGTGTGTCGGTCAAAAGGTTGAAGAGGTTGTGTCGGGGCTTAACGATGGAGACATCCTGGTCCTGGAAAACCTTCGTTTTCATGCCGAAGAAGAAGAAAATGCCCCGGTCTTTGCTGAAAAACTGGCCAGACTGGGTGAGGTGTTTGTGGATGATGCTTTTGGCACAGCCCACAGAGCTCATGCCTCGATTGTCGGTGTAACTAAATTCTTGCCCGCCGTGGCTGGGTTGTTATTAGAGAAAGAATTAGTTTCTCTAGGACATATTCTTGAAAAGCCTGCGAGGCCATTCTGTGTCCTCTTCGGCGGAGCCAAGATAGCAGATAAAGTGAAATTACTTGAAAACGTCATGGACAAAGTCGATACGATCCTGGTCGGTGGAGGAATGGCCGCCACCTTTCTTAAAGCCGACAATTATGAAGTCGGTAAATCGATTGTAGACGAAAAGATCGATTTAGCCGCCAAATTAATGGCCAAAGCGAAAAAATACAATATCAAATTTGTATTGCCGAAAGACGTGGTAGTCACCGGCGACTTGACTCCGGATGCCAGGGGAATCTGCGTCCCGGTCGATAAGATACCTCCGTTGGGACGGGTTGTGGATATCGGGTTGCTCACCATAAATCTTTTTACCAAAGAATTGGAGCGAGCGAAGACGGTGTTCTGGAACGGGCCGATGGGTATATATGAAATGCCCCAGTTTGCCGAGGGCACAAAAACAATGGCTGATGTGATTAGCAGGCTGCACGCCACTACGATCATCGGCGGCGGTTCAACCGCCGAAATTGTTGACGAACTCAAGCTGGCTGATAAAATGAGCTTTGTGTCTACCGGTGGCGGGTCATCGATGTTATTCCTTTCAGGTGAAAAACTCCCGGGTGTGGAAGCGCTGCTAAAGAAAAATGAGAAAGCGGCGGTTTAA
- the rpmI gene encoding 50S ribosomal protein L35 — protein sequence MPKLKTHKGAQNRFKLTGNGKMMRMKGLKSHLRRNKSKRARRQFDEMIPMAKADVQRLSRLIPYGTP from the coding sequence ATGCCCAAGCTAAAAACCCATAAGGGAGCGCAGAATCGCTTTAAGCTTACCGGTAACGGTAAGATGATGCGTATGAAGGGTCTGAAGAGCCATCTGCGCCGCAACAAGTCGAAGAGAGCGCGCCGCCAGTTCGATGAAATGATCCCGATGGCCAAGGCTGACGTCCAGCGCCTCAGCCGCCTTATCCCCTACGGCACACCGTAG
- a CDS encoding 2,3-bisphosphoglycerate-independent phosphoglycerate mutase: MDQIGLMRQLSLKTETKIVMVVLDGLGGLPDPITNKTELETANIPNLNALAAKSICGLSNPVLPGITPGSGPGHLALFGYDPLQYVIGRGVLEALGIDFDLRPGDVASRGNLCTLDTQGIITDRRAGRISTDKSRVIASQLNGLEIDGVQVIVEAVKDHRIVVVFRGEGLSDAVSDSDPQRVGLAPQPVTAINGSSNRMAQIANRFIAHASKVLTNHHPANGLLLRGFSRKPDFPSFKEVYNLDACAIAGYPMYRGLAKVVGMSVVKTGTTLTEEIQSLRDNFNSYDFFFFHVKGTDAAGEDGDFSRKVSVLENFDQFLPAIIELKPDVLIVTGDHSTPAILGGHGWQSVPVLVQGKYCRPDSVSVFSENACVGGGLGNIPACHLMPVAMANALKLEKFGA; the protein is encoded by the coding sequence ATGGACCAAATCGGTCTGATGCGCCAACTCAGTCTAAAAACCGAAACCAAGATCGTCATGGTCGTCCTTGACGGCCTTGGCGGCCTACCGGATCCGATTACTAATAAAACCGAACTTGAAACAGCCAACATTCCAAACTTAAACGCCCTGGCCGCAAAAAGCATCTGCGGCCTTTCAAATCCGGTGCTACCCGGAATCACGCCCGGGAGCGGCCCGGGACACCTGGCTCTCTTCGGTTACGATCCGCTGCAATATGTTATCGGCAGGGGCGTACTGGAAGCACTGGGAATAGACTTCGATCTTAGACCCGGGGACGTGGCTTCAAGGGGCAATCTATGCACCCTCGATACGCAGGGTATTATCACCGATAGGCGCGCAGGGCGGATCAGCACGGACAAAAGTCGCGTTATCGCCTCCCAGCTTAATGGCCTTGAGATCGATGGCGTTCAGGTTATCGTCGAGGCCGTCAAAGACCACAGGATTGTGGTGGTGTTTCGGGGCGAGGGGCTATCGGATGCAGTGTCCGATTCCGATCCGCAACGGGTAGGGCTTGCTCCTCAACCAGTGACGGCAATCAACGGAAGTTCAAATCGAATGGCTCAGATCGCCAACCGTTTTATTGCGCATGCGTCGAAGGTTCTTACCAATCACCATCCGGCGAACGGGTTATTGTTACGGGGTTTCTCACGAAAGCCAGACTTTCCAAGTTTCAAGGAAGTCTATAATCTCGATGCCTGCGCCATTGCCGGATATCCAATGTATCGAGGGTTGGCCAAAGTTGTCGGTATGTCGGTGGTCAAAACCGGCACGACGCTAACCGAAGAGATCCAGAGCCTGCGAGACAACTTCAACAGCTACGATTTCTTCTTTTTCCATGTAAAAGGTACGGACGCCGCTGGGGAAGACGGGGATTTTTCCCGGAAGGTGTCAGTGCTGGAGAATTTTGACCAATTCTTGCCCGCCATTATTGAACTCAAACCGGATGTCTTAATCGTAACTGGGGATCATTCTACCCCCGCTATACTCGGCGGTCATGGATGGCAATCTGTCCCAGTTCTGGTCCAAGGGAAATATTGCCGGCCAGACAGCGTTTCAGTTTTCAGCGAGAATGCCTGTGTTGGCGGCGGACTGGGAAATATACCCGCCTGTCATTTGATGCCGGTGGCGATGGCTAACGCCTTGAAATTGGAGAAATTTGGTGCGTGA
- a CDS encoding 4Fe-4S double cluster binding domain-containing protein has protein sequence MALATEVIQNLAQAGYRACIAPIERLAELEAEYNAITSRDVWRRSPHLSQHRFDFTRPTDFSVKSIIVVAAPVTPVRLGFKYRGTHHSFEAPPLSGDYDQDVARMKKVITDTIGPLGLHVADSNLPTKVLASHTGLLQNGINNMGYIPGMGSFFRLTSFFSDLQPSDNTWNEQHLVAPVCRECGLCMDACPTGCISQEVYDVGRCLSLLSKEPSDFPDWVKKRWHNSLIGCRVCQQICPMNRSVLDEAANGIEFSEAETEAILSGVPFDTLDQATRDKLRYFHLAAFYSILPRNLRLLLEKSGEPV, from the coding sequence ATGGCGCTAGCAACTGAAGTTATACAAAACCTGGCTCAAGCCGGCTATCGCGCCTGCATAGCCCCGATAGAGCGGCTGGCTGAGCTGGAAGCCGAATACAATGCGATCACCAGCCGTGACGTGTGGCGCCGGTCGCCGCACCTCTCGCAACATCGCTTCGACTTCACTCGGCCGACAGATTTCTCAGTAAAATCGATAATCGTAGTTGCCGCTCCGGTGACGCCGGTACGACTGGGATTTAAGTATCGTGGAACTCACCATTCGTTTGAAGCTCCTCCGCTCTCAGGAGATTACGATCAGGATGTCGCCCGAATGAAAAAGGTGATCACTGACACCATAGGCCCCTTGGGCCTTCACGTTGCTGATTCGAACCTGCCAACCAAGGTTCTTGCCAGCCATACGGGGCTGCTTCAAAACGGGATCAACAACATGGGGTATATTCCTGGTATGGGCAGCTTTTTCAGGCTGACATCCTTTTTCTCTGATCTTCAACCTTCCGACAATACCTGGAATGAACAACACCTGGTCGCCCCTGTTTGCCGGGAATGTGGCCTGTGCATGGACGCCTGTCCTACAGGTTGCATTAGCCAGGAAGTGTATGACGTCGGCCGTTGCCTATCGCTCTTATCCAAAGAACCCTCGGATTTTCCGGACTGGGTAAAGAAGAGATGGCATAATTCTCTGATCGGATGCCGGGTATGTCAGCAAATTTGTCCCATGAACCGTTCCGTACTCGATGAGGCAGCCAACGGTATTGAATTTTCAGAGGCAGAAACAGAGGCCATATTATCGGGTGTTCCTTTCGATACACTCGATCAAGCGACCAGGGATAAGCTGCGTTATTTTCACCTGGCTGCGTTCTATTCCATACTGCCTCGGAACTTACGGCTGCTGCTTGAAAAATCCGGAGAACCCGTCTGA
- the infC gene encoding translation initiation factor IF-3, whose product MVKELRVNEKILGREVRVLGENAEQLGVMTVAAAKELARRSSLDLVEVAPTAIPPVCRLMDYGKYRYEQTKKEREAKKGQKMSLLKEVRLRPKIGEHDYEAKVRSIQKQLEAGDKVKVTIMFRGREITHSDLGIKILRRIAEELADVSIVEGQPTLLGSRIHLMLVPKPGAKVKTKEGQPENAQAKNP is encoded by the coding sequence ATAGTTAAAGAACTCCGAGTCAACGAGAAAATCCTGGGCCGTGAGGTTCGTGTGCTCGGTGAAAACGCTGAGCAATTGGGTGTTATGACCGTGGCGGCTGCCAAGGAATTAGCCCGTCGAAGCAGCCTCGATCTGGTGGAAGTAGCCCCGACAGCAATACCGCCTGTTTGCCGTCTTATGGATTACGGCAAATACCGCTACGAACAAACCAAGAAAGAGCGAGAAGCCAAAAAAGGTCAAAAAATGTCGCTCCTCAAGGAAGTTCGTCTCCGGCCGAAGATTGGCGAGCATGATTACGAGGCTAAGGTCCGCAGCATTCAAAAACAGTTGGAAGCCGGGGACAAGGTAAAAGTGACCATCATGTTCCGTGGCCGGGAAATAACTCACTCGGATCTGGGTATCAAGATATTGAGGCGAATCGCAGAAGAATTGGCCGACGTTTCTATTGTTGAAGGGCAGCCGACGCTTCTGGGTTCAAGAATCCATTTAATGCTGGTGCCTAAACCCGGCGCCAAAGTGAAAACAAAGGAAGGTCAACCTGAAAATGCCCAAGCTAAAAACCCATAA
- a CDS encoding HAD-IB family phosphatase, with amino-acid sequence MIKTLLQCDFDGTLTEEDVSFLILERFAESDWKSILRDYQEGNIPVGQFNYRAFNLVKQDRAALEKLVREEARLRPGVHELIEHCRSNHIELRVVSNGLDFYVRTLLGHNGFGQVEVAAARTLFTPEGLDARYFDLNGKELLDEFKAYHTRRFIEQGYRVLYAGNGPSDIPASRLAEHTFATQSLLEYYRREALPHTPFHDLHDIVAGLKNLV; translated from the coding sequence GTGATCAAAACTCTCCTCCAGTGCGATTTTGACGGCACGCTGACCGAAGAGGATGTCAGTTTTCTTATCCTCGAACGTTTTGCCGAGAGCGACTGGAAATCAATCCTCCGCGACTACCAGGAAGGCAATATCCCTGTCGGGCAGTTCAATTACCGCGCTTTCAACCTCGTCAAGCAGGATCGAGCTGCGCTGGAAAAGCTGGTTAGAGAAGAAGCCAGGCTGCGCCCGGGCGTGCATGAACTGATCGAGCACTGCCGCTCGAATCATATCGAATTGAGAGTTGTGTCCAACGGACTGGATTTTTACGTCCGAACGTTGCTGGGGCACAACGGGTTCGGGCAAGTTGAGGTCGCCGCTGCCCGGACGTTGTTTACGCCCGAAGGACTAGATGCCCGGTACTTTGACTTAAACGGCAAAGAGCTCCTGGATGAATTCAAGGCATACCATACCCGTCGGTTTATCGAGCAAGGTTACAGGGTCCTCTACGCCGGAAACGGGCCGTCTGACATCCCGGCGTCCCGACTAGCCGAACATACATTTGCCACTCAATCGTTGCTGGAATACTACCGACGCGAAGCCCTGCCGCACACGCCGTTTCATGACCTGCACGACATCGTAGCGGGTCTTAAAAACCTGGTCTAG
- a CDS encoding zinc-ribbon domain-containing protein: protein MVFIFGNKGYGDPLGYVVTKCQKCNTDRIFFVHQVREKLTLYFVPTVQYKVKQYMTCLHCKERYEIADELKPQIAERLMTEEQLKKTLGEIATQTRLPPLYCSTCASPLDHSMKFCPYCGTKIE from the coding sequence ATGGTTTTCATTTTCGGGAACAAAGGCTACGGCGATCCGCTCGGCTATGTTGTCACCAAGTGCCAGAAATGCAATACGGACCGAATTTTCTTCGTCCACCAGGTCCGAGAAAAGCTCACCCTCTACTTTGTCCCAACTGTCCAATATAAGGTCAAACAATATATGACCTGCCTCCACTGCAAAGAGCGATATGAGATTGCGGACGAACTGAAGCCTCAGATAGCCGAACGGCTCATGACCGAAGAACAGTTAAAAAAGACTCTCGGCGAAATCGCAACTCAGACCAGATTGCCTCCGCTCTATTGTTCAACCTGTGCCTCCCCCTTGGATCACAGCATGAAATTCTGTCCTTATTGCGGCACAAAAATCGAGTAA
- a CDS encoding ATP-binding protein gives MPVRKIVKIDEDKCNGCGDCVPSCVEGAIQVIDGKARLVSETYCDGLGACLGECPMDAISIEERDAPEFDESAAVEHAARKETNQPVHACPSTRMMSFERQANSSDRSAAVSDHSMLSSWPVQLTLVPPHAPFLKGADILLAADCVPFAYPAFHRDFLQGKSLLIACPKLDDYEAHLEKLTQIFRSARPRSVTVLRMEVPCCGGLTHMVRQASLESGVSFPIQETTIGVRGQILASV, from the coding sequence ATGCCGGTCCGAAAGATCGTTAAAATCGATGAAGATAAATGCAACGGCTGCGGGGATTGCGTCCCGTCTTGCGTGGAAGGAGCCATCCAGGTGATCGACGGCAAAGCCAGACTGGTGTCCGAAACTTATTGTGATGGGTTAGGCGCCTGCCTGGGCGAATGCCCAATGGATGCCATTTCGATTGAAGAAAGAGATGCGCCTGAATTCGATGAATCGGCGGCTGTGGAACACGCGGCAAGGAAAGAGACGAACCAGCCCGTGCATGCCTGCCCTTCGACCAGGATGATGTCGTTCGAACGGCAGGCTAACTCCTCGGACAGATCGGCGGCAGTATCCGACCATTCGATGCTGTCCAGTTGGCCGGTTCAGTTGACCCTGGTGCCGCCTCATGCCCCGTTTCTGAAAGGTGCTGATATTTTACTAGCCGCGGACTGTGTCCCGTTTGCCTATCCTGCATTTCACCGAGATTTTCTCCAGGGTAAGAGCCTATTGATCGCTTGTCCAAAGTTAGATGACTATGAAGCTCATCTCGAAAAGCTGACCCAGATTTTCAGGAGCGCCCGGCCCCGAAGCGTTACGGTCCTGCGTATGGAGGTGCCGTGCTGCGGCGGTCTCACCCACATGGTCCGGCAGGCGTCCCTTGAATCCGGGGTTAGTTTTCCGATCCAGGAAACAACTATCGGCGTCCGCGGCCAGATCCTGGCTTCGGTTTAA